tatatatatatatatatatatatatatatatatatatatatatatatatatatatatatatatatatatatatagatatatatatataattgaattgaTTATTATCAACAAATGTGGTTGTTTTCatctattttaatgatttttggaatttttttttttaattctaaataaatatttcttcaaTTTCAGCATGTTTAATGTCTCATTTACAAAGTTGTAGTCAGTCAGCTTGTATAAATGTTCCAATTCTGAAAGActgattttttacaaatatttatataatactaataataagaagaagaagaaataagataaatatatcattattattattattatttttatgaatatattatatttatattatgtttggttgtttgtttgtttgtttgttttttgtctaaaaaaaaaagttttttcctctagataaattcaatattataaactctataaataaaagaaaaggcaTAACATGGTATTCCACAACCCGTTCAAGCTGTGCCGTGGCACAAAGCCTTACCATCATCCGAGTACTAATCAGGCCTGTGCAAATAAAAGCTCTTTCTTAATGAACTACAGGTCAACAGAAAAGAGCATCTCGCACCTCCGAGTCTGGGGTGGATGATCCCTTCAAAAGCCTGAACTTCATGCATCCTTATCTTCACAATCCTCTAATGCGTGAGGGGTCGGCAAGCTGCATGCGTTTCAGGACCATGCCGAGGTGTTAGATACTGAGCTAATTAGAACTAGGACTCTGCTTTAATAGATACCCTTGACCCTGTGACTGATATGCTAATCTGGAGCTCAATACACAGTTTACAGAGCACTGGGAGGAAAGGATTTAGACAATTTAGTTGTTTAcctcaaatcaacatttaaccgAGCAGGAGAAGAAAAACACTTCACATTGATGTGCTAATCAACCTTTGATGCTCTCGGAAAAACTAAGAACGCTTTGAAAAGGAAGAAGGGAACTCATTTGCAGATAGGTCTGATTCGCTAAATCCACATTTAAGTGAATTAACAGTGACCAGTGACGTGTTTAATGAGTTAAGCGCACATGTTTTtctattgtgtgaaaaatacagtttgctgtatttatttgacctAGTTCGTGTTACATGCAAATGTCAGTTGATGACTTTTGACATCatgttcagattttattttattgagttCATTGTTTAATTCATCTGCAAAGTCACAGCAGTCAGTTGTTGCGATCTCGTCTGTAATGCGTGTGTTGACTGGGAACAGTCGAAATCTAATTATTTCAGATCAGCACCGGGCAAGAAGGAGCAAAAAGTGACACGTTGTGGTCTGGGAACTATTTCCTCAAGAGCTACTCACACTGAAGCCGTAATCCACAAGACAAGGCCTTACACTTCAGAGAAGAAAATAACAACTGGATATACAACCATCAAGGTTTTATTTTacttcacatttaaaaaacacatgaatcaaaccaaaattttgctgattttttgttttattatcgcCATTTGCACATTTTGCGATTGCTTTCAATTCCAAATAGTTTATATCTATATTCTAATctggaataatattttttattctatttttatttttttataatatagttTGCATTTTTATACTAAGGTAAAACTGttgaacaaaaatgttaaaaatcttttaactctttaaaactttcattatttgacatattaaaaataactatctTCCTGAGTTCCCATGAGGCCAAACATGGTAAAAGACAGTTGACTAAATAAAAACCTGTGAACAACTGACACATTACAAGCGACACACTTCACAGAAAGAGGTGTTACTCTAAGAGATCAAAAGCagaaattactattttttttttttttttacattttgaataaatccccaaataattgtaataaataaaaacatgaatgcataaatgcatgcacttttaataaactaatttaaaaaaatactgtccaACATTCATGGATTTCTGGAATTCAAAACAACTTTCCTTCTATCTCATACTTAAGATACACCAAACTAAATGGTAGtgagaattaaaaaatattaatgaataaaaagaatgaatttataaataaatgaaactatttgtaataattgaatgaatagttgtaatcaataaaataattaattaaaatattttgacagaataaataaatgcataaaataaaattaataaattagaaattaatacatacatttctaaccaataaaaatgtagttttaatttttaagatgcaaaaaaaaaggaataaaatgcATGGCCATAcacataaaatgtgtaaaaataaaatagcatggCCCAGTTTTGATTGAATGGCTTTGCATTGttgattaaaactaaataataaaaaaaaaaaaaaaaaaacactgaaatgtgACTGAAATGGAAAtcgactgattttttttttatttatgtggtaAGTACAGAGTACAGAGCCCCAAAGGACACCAAGCaaacaaatcaaaattatttccattaaaaaaaatctccagaCTTCAGATCTAAATCTATCTTGAACTTGTCCTGTGCCAGTGAGTGTTATTTTACCGCTGCAGTCTCCACCTCCCAGCTGTGCCTGAAGTGATGTGAGTCTTCCCAGAGACCCCCTGCCCCTGGTGTGATGTCTCTCTGCCGCTTTGAAATTCTTAAGCACCTTCTGGAGGTGCAACATCACACCTCTTCATCCAGGATATATTGGGGTGCTGCCTCCAGCTCTCCAGCATTCACTCAGGTACTAGAGAACGAGAAGGAAACATCTCAACTTTGAGAAGATCAAAACCATGGAGTTGAACTTTTCTCTTCATATGCTCCAGGGAGCCAGATGCCAGTCTGAATATGAGCGATCATCTACCACCACTGATGCTGGGTACTTCAGTGCCTGTGGCAGTCTTTCTCCGAGTCCCTCCATTGATTCCGGATGTTTTTCTCCTCCTGTGAGCTGCTGGGGAGCTGGAAGACAGCCAGAGGATGCTGGGAAAAATTACACTGACTGCGTACCAGCTAAAAAACCCAGATTAGCTCTACCTGCTGATGGAAAGAGACGTTCCAGGTCCAAATACCCTGGAACCAAGCGTCAGACGGCCAGTGAAAGAGAAAAGCTCAGGATGAGGGATTTGACCAGGGCTCTCCATCATCTCCGAAACTACTTACCTCcttctgtggctcctcctggacAAACCTTGACCAAGATTGAGACCCTTCGCCTCACAATTAGCTACATCTCATATCTCTCTGCTCTGCTGGAACAGTCCGAGGAGACCTCCAATGATGAAACAACACCAAGATGCTACTCACAAGATACCTCAGACAGGCTTCAGAATGATCTGCTTTCAGAAACGTGGTGTCTGGATGAGCAACAGGGACTTGTGCAAGATGTCCAGCATTGCCCAACATTTATGACCTTCAATGATTCAACACAACTGATGGAAGACAACGTTCCTGCTACTTCACACTTCAGAGATGCACAATCCTATATGGTAAGGAGGCTTTTAATTATTTGCTTTATAATTTGCTAGATactgaattttcatttaataactataagagttttatttgtttgttgcacAGTTATTTAATTACAGTTTCATCTTTTAACAGTTTCCCTGCACATCAACACGAGATGCTACAATCAGCCATCAGTATTTCCAATAAAAAAGACAGAGGACTGGAAATGAGGCTACCTTACACTAAAATCAGATGATCACTGTGTGAAAACTTCATCTAAagactttatttgtttgttgcatTGATTGtttgcaattatttattaaataacatattttttttattgaatccaTTTGTATATATGTCTTATTTATtgactttttgtaaataaatgctttgaaaaatgacaaattatttgcATTGGCTAAATTTTCTCTCATAAGTTTAATCATGAAAGCATAGTTCAAACTgtctaaaagataaaacaaacaaagtttaCCTTTATACAAGCTCATCACAAGTTCTACTGTTAGAACTCAACTTCAATTTCTGGACTTTAATTATTACAATGAAGTGTTACTTAATCACTACTAGACAAGATCAAACAAACATGTGGTAATAAATGCAGGAAATAAATGTGTAGAACTGTGagaaacagtatttaaaaaagaaagaaagagcagaaaaaaaacttttgtaatgtTAACTGTTAACATTTAAGAACAAAAAtctaagtaataaaaaatattgatgatgACTGCACAAAACTTAGAACATTTGTATTaatctacagtaaaaaaaaataaaataaaattaagacaaaaagtAGCTTCATAGAATTGACAAACTTCAAGATCCTGGGTCCGAGTTTTCTTCAGATGCTGGAAAataattgattcattcatttagaagaaaattaaactaatattcaatcattttatttttccaaaattgTGAGCAAAAGACATCAGCAAAAGTTAACAATGTACTCACAAGAAGCAGAAGGATAATCACTCTTTAAGCTATAAGGAAGCTATAAGGAAGAGAGTTCTTTGTTTCAGTTGATATTGTAGTTGACATGTaattacaaagttacttatagtcagtagaatgtctaaagtggactatcgaaataaagtgtaaccataaaATTATCACTGGCTGATTTATTGTTCACTTCAGTTCTTGACCTACCTGTTCGTCTCCTTCTGCATTTCCATTTCATAACATGAGCAATCATATAATCACTTAAGGTATTGAGGTGATCTGGATCTATCACATCATCTTCATTTGTAGTATTTCCTCTTGAAATGTAGCTTCTTGTCTCAGAATCGTAATAACCTACAGTGATGTCATCCGATATCAATGTTCCAGTTAATTCAGAAAGTTGTGTTTGTCGTTTAGTGTAAGTTAGAAGCATCCGTAGAGAGTGAGAACCTTTAGAAAACAATAACCAATAATGAGGGGGAGAGATCTTTATTTAGTAGTGATCACAACATAGACTGTTCAACTGTAGATGTAGACATGTCAATAGACTTCTGACAAATGAACCTCCAAAAATTTTCAACAGTAAGACTAATATTTTTTATCATCCAGAGAGCATAGACAGACTCTGAATTGGTTCAGCTTACTTGTTTTATctgataatttttatttttataatagctGTTGGGTAAATAAGTGACCACAAAAAAACACACCTACATGTATATAATGGAGGTAGATTCTAACTAAAGGTTTGAACTgtgttcaaaagtaaaaaaaaaaaaaagatagaagtTAAATATCAACACTTAACTCCAAAGAtgcatacaatattatattatttgttatacaGAGTTTTTCATTCTGACTAGTAATTAGGAAGATCTTGCAAccatttaatacataaaaatgtcaAGCAGAGGGCCAAGAACAGCTTGTTTACATGTTTAAAGCTGTttcaccaaaaaagaaaagatgttttttttttttgtcattgttctagtaattaaacatattaatgttatattttaattctaATCTAAAACATGTgagttatattatattttctttctttttaaaaacaattaaataaaatcgtTTTTCAAACAGTGAAGCTTTTGCAACATTTCTTGATAATTTTCAGTTATTTAccattaaatctttaaaatattccAACCTTATctgacatcattttttttataacccaGTTCACCTGAATTCGCCctacagttaaaatattttgttacaccatgaatccattttccaaaccgtgtttttagcttgtcctgaatcactagggtgcacctataataagtgtttatattcggactattttagatttcttcgggggtaccgcggcggagtaacccagtacctttgtgattcttcatagacataaacagagagaagtagttccggctacgatgttcttccgcaagacgcaagcagttctgtttattaaccgctagagcgtcaaaagttaccgactgcagctttaatttttttttaatgttcttgaaTGTTCTTCACTAGCgacaatacaaaatgtatttgatgTCAAATGCAACATAGAGTATAAAGACTTTTAAATACTCAAAGTAGCTCAAGGCACTGAAACCAAAGGAATAAGCAAAAAGAATCACGTGA
This genomic stretch from Carassius auratus strain Wakin unplaced genomic scaffold, ASM336829v1 scaf_tig00010005, whole genome shotgun sequence harbors:
- the LOC113072722 gene encoding mesoderm posterior protein 1-like, which produces MELNFSLHMLQGARCQSEYERSSTTTDAGYFSACGSLSPSPSIDSGCFSPPVSCWGAGRQPEDAGKNYTDCVPAKKPRLALPADGKRRSRSKYPGTKRQTASEREKLRMRDLTRALHHLRNYLPPSVAPPGQTLTKIETLRLTISYISYLSALLEQSEETSNDETTPRCYSQDTSDRLQNDLLSETWCLDEQQGLVQDVQHCPTFMTFNDSTQLMEDNVPATSHFRDAQSYMFPCTSTRDATISHQYFQ